A genome region from Glutamicibacter arilaitensis Re117 includes the following:
- a CDS encoding COX15/CtaA family protein — protein MERKSLKAASLSAMIAAILIIVGGGVVRVTGSGLGCPDWPTCTGASIAPTAEMGIHATIEFVNRLLTFVLCAAVGWVIIAARLQREAVPQITRWAWFQFWLVVLNAVIGGVTVWVKLNPYVVAAHFLAATLLLTAAAATWDKVQNLGRTEPQFSTESVRKLGSALVVLSAVLVILGTGVTGSGPHAGDSAEVPRMGFDWLLITVVHASVAFGALSVASVLWNRARRDQITEVERKAKLYVYVFAAQGLIGVIQSVTSLPELLVVAHLVGSALVWIGAVRVGIATHAPCREVQSPAR, from the coding sequence TTGGAACGAAAATCGCTCAAGGCCGCTTCGCTTTCGGCAATGATCGCAGCAATTCTGATCATTGTCGGAGGCGGTGTCGTTAGAGTGACCGGTTCCGGCCTAGGCTGTCCAGACTGGCCGACCTGCACTGGTGCTTCCATCGCGCCAACGGCAGAAATGGGAATCCACGCGACCATTGAGTTCGTTAATCGGTTGCTCACCTTTGTCCTTTGCGCGGCCGTTGGCTGGGTCATTATTGCCGCCCGCCTGCAACGCGAAGCAGTTCCCCAGATCACCCGCTGGGCGTGGTTCCAGTTCTGGCTGGTCGTGCTCAATGCGGTGATCGGCGGGGTAACTGTCTGGGTGAAACTGAACCCGTATGTTGTTGCCGCGCACTTCCTCGCCGCTACGTTGCTGCTCACCGCTGCGGCAGCGACCTGGGACAAGGTCCAGAATCTGGGAAGGACCGAGCCGCAGTTCAGCACGGAATCGGTTAGGAAACTGGGAAGCGCGCTGGTGGTTCTCAGTGCTGTCCTGGTAATTCTCGGTACCGGTGTGACCGGTTCAGGCCCGCACGCGGGTGATTCGGCCGAGGTCCCGCGAATGGGCTTTGACTGGTTGCTGATCACCGTGGTGCACGCATCGGTGGCTTTCGGGGCCTTGAGCGTTGCCTCGGTGTTGTGGAACCGTGCACGACGAGATCAGATCACTGAGGTGGAGCGCAAAGCCAAGCTCTACGTTTACGTATTTGCCGCACAGGGCCTGATCGGCGTGATCCAGTCGGTGACCAGCCTTCCAGAGTTGCTGGTGGTCGCGCACTTGGTTGGCTCAGCGTTAGTTTGGATCGGCGCTGTGCGTGTGGGCATCGCGACTCATGCGCCGTGCCGTGAAGTTCAAAGCCCAGCCAGATAG
- a CDS encoding DUF5719 family protein: MSDEKNVNSADSADQPAEQTPVPQPAAAQPEPKDSAPVSAALSRAEEKAAKAKAKVDAKLDKIRAKEAQARAKAEAKNSAKAAKSEAKASKQQEAKDQPKPVAQPAAKDASSPAADSSSAAKPDAKKTEDQSAPKPEAAGSVTAKSSEAQEKTAAGLPAAASKDDAVAKPVAKSAEPAKDPDSAKAKSLPESAIGKAPEQAADDPVTKPVAGDSAGSATKPSDAKDSSARHSTVAPVAATAAPSAAMSSAEAETEPKPSAESKSEDAPKAAEAEDPKAAKRRQKLEKVRARNAAKEEAAKTSAVAAPAAAAEPSAAEPADGKVSQRRLKLDKARAAASKDAASATTRKKTGAVLLSLAAVLAAGAVVGAGSIFAPAPAEKSLPAAVTNLPAGDSSSVCSATPKLLRGVEGTDAQFAPGAKEISSNLRSVVVSDLAKRIPGSSLSKLDGSDVHELTERIDDAEAAEARGADDEGLTGFISKISTLKDIDDAQVYSLQPLGELASKGSTLRSYQAKDGDLAGLAAGTCQAPASNWRFTGLQTSTGSTSVMHLSNPTHTTAQVSLRLRGPEGLIDTSTLQNIVLAAGESRAIVLGGYAQDLNSISAEVTSIGGKITASVQQAALRGLTPSGVELVGANASASNSQVIPGVWIESKENLSKLSKDNKSLVPQLHVSATGASGAGFKVKVLGEDGEVAASFEDNLAVESDATKSIDLSQLAGGYYTVVVESDAPVTAAVKMVRGSDPKDSSDTAWAASSNVLSGTQAMPLSANGTGKFAIAAVASDSEVEAVVVNKDGKLEKPKNLQIDAGQSIVFDPKSVSEDAQAVIFSTDANAYLAQLVLGSERSIAWAAMPQANAGRDGMVVNIGG, encoded by the coding sequence GTGAGCGACGAGAAGAACGTGAACTCAGCGGATTCTGCTGACCAGCCCGCTGAACAGACTCCGGTTCCTCAACCAGCAGCCGCGCAGCCCGAACCCAAGGACTCCGCTCCGGTTTCGGCTGCGCTCTCACGCGCTGAGGAAAAGGCAGCCAAGGCGAAGGCCAAGGTCGATGCCAAACTGGATAAGATCCGTGCCAAGGAAGCTCAAGCCCGGGCCAAGGCAGAAGCTAAGAACTCAGCGAAAGCTGCAAAATCCGAGGCCAAGGCCTCCAAGCAGCAAGAAGCCAAGGATCAGCCCAAGCCTGTAGCGCAACCGGCAGCCAAAGACGCTTCTAGCCCTGCAGCGGATTCCAGCTCCGCAGCAAAACCTGACGCCAAAAAGACTGAAGACCAAAGTGCGCCAAAGCCAGAGGCGGCTGGCTCGGTGACTGCGAAGTCCTCGGAAGCACAGGAAAAAACTGCAGCGGGGCTCCCAGCCGCCGCTAGCAAAGATGACGCGGTCGCCAAGCCGGTAGCCAAGAGCGCTGAGCCTGCCAAGGACCCCGATAGCGCGAAGGCGAAGAGCCTGCCCGAATCCGCGATTGGCAAAGCCCCGGAACAGGCTGCAGATGATCCGGTGACGAAACCGGTTGCCGGTGATTCAGCGGGCTCTGCAACGAAGCCGTCCGATGCCAAGGATTCCTCGGCACGGCACAGCACCGTTGCGCCGGTTGCCGCTACGGCTGCTCCGAGCGCCGCTATGAGCTCTGCGGAGGCAGAGACCGAACCGAAGCCGTCTGCAGAATCCAAGTCGGAGGACGCCCCAAAGGCAGCCGAGGCCGAGGATCCCAAGGCCGCGAAGCGGCGCCAAAAGCTGGAGAAGGTCCGCGCCCGCAACGCGGCCAAGGAAGAAGCAGCCAAAACCAGCGCCGTCGCTGCGCCAGCAGCCGCTGCTGAACCAAGTGCTGCAGAACCTGCCGATGGGAAGGTCTCCCAGCGTCGTCTCAAGCTAGACAAAGCTCGCGCCGCCGCGTCCAAGGACGCAGCTTCTGCCACCACCCGCAAGAAGACCGGCGCGGTTCTGCTCAGCTTGGCTGCAGTACTCGCTGCCGGCGCTGTTGTGGGCGCAGGATCGATCTTTGCTCCGGCGCCGGCTGAAAAGTCGCTGCCAGCTGCGGTGACCAACCTGCCTGCAGGTGACTCCAGCAGCGTGTGCTCGGCAACCCCGAAATTGCTCAGGGGCGTGGAAGGCACGGACGCGCAGTTCGCTCCGGGAGCCAAGGAAATTTCCAGCAACCTGCGCAGCGTTGTCGTATCGGATCTCGCTAAGCGTATTCCAGGTTCTTCCTTGTCCAAGCTTGATGGCAGTGACGTGCACGAGCTGACGGAACGAATCGATGACGCCGAAGCTGCTGAAGCTCGGGGCGCCGATGATGAAGGCCTGACCGGATTCATCAGCAAGATTTCAACGCTCAAGGACATTGATGATGCACAGGTCTATTCCTTGCAGCCACTGGGCGAACTAGCTTCCAAGGGCAGCACCTTGCGCAGCTACCAGGCCAAGGACGGCGATTTGGCCGGCTTGGCAGCAGGAACGTGCCAGGCTCCGGCCTCGAATTGGCGTTTCACTGGCCTGCAGACCAGCACTGGGTCCACGAGCGTCATGCATTTGTCGAACCCAACTCACACCACCGCCCAGGTATCCCTGCGGCTTCGTGGTCCAGAAGGCTTGATTGATACTTCGACGTTGCAGAACATCGTGCTGGCAGCGGGGGAAAGCCGGGCTATCGTGTTGGGCGGCTATGCCCAGGACCTGAATTCCATTTCAGCTGAAGTCACTAGCATTGGTGGAAAGATCACCGCTTCAGTTCAGCAGGCTGCATTGCGCGGGTTGACTCCTTCTGGTGTTGAACTGGTAGGCGCTAACGCGTCAGCTTCCAACAGCCAGGTGATTCCTGGGGTGTGGATTGAGAGCAAAGAGAATCTTTCGAAACTGAGCAAGGACAACAAGTCCTTGGTGCCGCAGCTGCATGTCTCCGCAACCGGCGCCTCAGGTGCCGGGTTCAAGGTGAAGGTCTTGGGCGAAGACGGAGAAGTTGCCGCCAGCTTCGAGGATAACCTCGCCGTTGAATCGGACGCCACGAAGAGCATTGACCTGTCGCAGCTAGCCGGCGGTTACTACACGGTGGTTGTTGAATCGGATGCTCCGGTCACCGCAGCGGTGAAGATGGTTCGCGGTTCCGATCCGAAGGATTCCTCCGATACTGCGTGGGCCGCAAGCTCCAACGTGCTGTCCGGGACTCAGGCCATGCCGCTGTCTGCTAACGGCACCGGCAAATTCGCCATCGCCGCCGTGGCATCAGACTCCGAGGTGGAAGCCGTGGTGGTCAACAAGGACGGCAAGCTTGAAAAGCCGAAGAACCTTCAGATTGACGCCGGGCAGAGCATCGTCTTTGATCCGAAGTCCGTCTCTGAAGATGCCCAAGCGGTCATCTTCTCAACGGATGCCAACGCATATCTGGCACAGCTGGTTCTCGGTTCCGAGCGTTCCATTGCCTGGGCGGCCATGCCACAGGCGAATGCCGGACGCGACGGCATGGTGGTGAACATCGGCGGCTAA
- a CDS encoding WhiB family transcriptional regulator — MANLEHGYSEFSTSAVASAQYGLEDAPSDWFVDPQAGESARVAVAADLETAADNFLKVHDASSEPEEISSVGSWAPELDEDDEVRETIKAVWLGVGGEVDEGELGWQARALCAQTDPEAFFPEKGGSTRDAKRVCGACVVRSECLEYALSNDERFGIWGGLSERERRRLRKRAI; from the coding sequence ATGGCGAATCTGGAGCACGGGTACTCCGAATTTTCGACCTCGGCTGTTGCGTCGGCTCAATACGGGCTGGAGGACGCACCATCCGACTGGTTTGTCGATCCTCAAGCCGGTGAGTCCGCACGGGTTGCAGTTGCAGCCGATCTGGAGACCGCGGCCGACAACTTCTTGAAAGTGCATGACGCATCATCGGAACCAGAAGAAATTTCTTCGGTCGGTTCGTGGGCACCTGAGCTCGACGAAGATGATGAAGTGCGCGAAACGATCAAGGCTGTATGGCTTGGCGTTGGCGGAGAAGTTGATGAGGGCGAACTGGGCTGGCAAGCCCGTGCACTGTGTGCACAGACCGACCCCGAGGCATTCTTCCCTGAAAAGGGAGGGTCGACTCGTGACGCGAAACGTGTCTGCGGCGCATGTGTTGTCCGATCAGAATGTCTAGAATATGCCTTAAGCAATGACGAGCGCTTCGGAATCTGGGGAGGGCTCTCAGAGCGCGAACGTCGCCGTCTACGGAAACGAGCAATCTAA
- a CDS encoding metallopeptidase family protein, giving the protein MNSKLPDRPSGPRRNRHGRGRRGPLIPMHLPAYRSRPERFDDAVMASAQRLAQRWPGKIEKIEFLIDPVPSDKLLDQASALGERVPLASSVPAGARSPARIIIYRLPIEQIAENTGELLDLVHQCVVHEVAQLWMKPISEVDPSYFPEDPDF; this is encoded by the coding sequence ATGAACTCCAAGTTGCCTGATCGTCCCAGCGGCCCGCGGCGTAATCGCCATGGGAGGGGACGGCGGGGGCCGCTGATTCCGATGCATCTTCCTGCGTACCGTTCTCGGCCGGAGCGATTCGATGATGCCGTGATGGCCAGCGCGCAAAGACTGGCGCAGCGCTGGCCCGGCAAGATCGAAAAGATCGAATTCCTGATTGATCCAGTCCCCAGTGACAAACTGCTGGATCAGGCCTCGGCACTCGGCGAACGGGTTCCGCTTGCTTCTTCGGTACCTGCTGGTGCTCGCAGCCCGGCACGCATCATCATCTACCGGTTGCCCATTGAGCAGATTGCAGAGAACACCGGTGAGCTCTTGGATCTGGTCCACCAGTGCGTGGTGCACGAGGTAGCGCAGCTATGGATGAAACCCATCTCAGAAGTGGACCCGTCGTATTTTCCCGAGGATCCGGACTTCTGA
- a CDS encoding TIGR03089 family protein, protein MSNSLQSGTFVENLLSPRRGSASPWLTWYSVIGERIELSGRVFDNWVAKSANLLGEVFDLDEDSVVVLDLPAHWKSLVLALAALHHGATLVDAEQADAQQASVWVTAQPNDPRIPNSSEILAVNPAALALSFGSDLGPVAEDFNASVRTYGDQFYPSPVSGDTSAIATNGDAPIGLAALFDAAAKAQGTILVRAQQPVLTLLPYAIGQWKAGDGIVLVEDGLEVTERLREGERITSDYQPAG, encoded by the coding sequence ATGAGCAATAGCCTACAATCAGGGACTTTTGTGGAGAATCTGCTCTCCCCGCGACGCGGCTCGGCCTCGCCTTGGCTCACCTGGTACTCCGTTATCGGGGAACGCATAGAGCTCTCCGGACGGGTATTTGACAATTGGGTCGCGAAAAGCGCCAACCTTTTGGGTGAAGTTTTCGACCTCGATGAGGACTCCGTCGTGGTTCTTGATTTGCCAGCACATTGGAAGTCCCTGGTCCTGGCGCTAGCTGCACTGCATCACGGCGCCACGCTGGTTGACGCTGAGCAGGCTGACGCCCAGCAGGCCTCGGTTTGGGTCACGGCCCAACCAAATGACCCACGCATCCCCAATAGCTCTGAAATCCTCGCTGTGAACCCGGCAGCTCTCGCGCTGTCCTTCGGCTCGGATCTCGGCCCTGTCGCAGAAGACTTCAACGCCTCCGTGCGTACCTACGGGGATCAGTTCTATCCCTCGCCAGTTTCTGGTGATACCTCAGCGATCGCAACCAATGGTGACGCCCCCATCGGCCTTGCCGCGCTATTCGATGCCGCGGCTAAGGCGCAAGGAACTATTCTAGTCCGTGCCCAGCAGCCCGTGCTCACCTTGCTTCCCTATGCAATTGGCCAGTGGAAAGCAGGAGACGGAATTGTGCTAGTGGAAGATGGATTGGAAGTGACCGAGCGTCTTCGCGAAGGCGAACGCATCACCTCCGACTACCAGCCAGCTGGCTAG
- a CDS encoding DUF3499 domain-containing protein produces MADVEGLRLCSRPACRETARATLTYVYADSTAVLGPLATYPEPHCYDLCARHANRLTVPSGWNLIRGAIPEVLEPEDELNALVNAVRDREPKVREPRHASESPTDSVRARDNRTQRFDSRVRLAVLPAGDDET; encoded by the coding sequence ATGGCAGACGTGGAAGGTCTTCGTCTTTGTTCTCGCCCAGCTTGCCGTGAAACGGCTCGTGCAACTCTTACCTACGTATACGCTGATTCAACAGCAGTTCTTGGGCCCTTGGCGACTTACCCGGAGCCGCACTGCTATGACCTGTGTGCCCGTCATGCCAATCGCTTGACCGTTCCCAGCGGATGGAACCTGATCCGCGGTGCCATCCCGGAGGTACTGGAACCAGAAGATGAGTTGAACGCGTTGGTCAATGCCGTCCGCGACCGTGAACCGAAGGTTCGCGAACCTCGCCACGCATCAGAATCGCCGACAGATTCGGTCCGCGCCCGCGATAATCGGACCCAGCGATTCGACTCGCGAGTACGCCTGGCGGTCCTGCCTGCCGGCGACGACGAAACCTAG
- a CDS encoding GtrA family protein — MLERIKLKIAGLISLLWREVAKFGVVGGIAFIIDSGIYVWLLHGPMSDSQVKAKIIAGIVATMFSWVANRYWTFRHRRQANVLRELVMFIIMNAIGLGIAAACVWVTKYWLGLTDPTSVFIAGSVVGLVLGTIFRFFAYRFWVFGKEMDQEEKFAHDHEILDKNRADTGTGTMESTAQADTGTLPTVVR; from the coding sequence TTGCTCGAGCGCATTAAACTCAAAATAGCCGGACTCATCTCGTTGCTGTGGCGCGAGGTGGCGAAGTTCGGTGTCGTCGGTGGCATCGCGTTCATCATCGACTCGGGCATCTACGTCTGGCTGCTGCATGGCCCCATGAGCGATTCGCAGGTTAAGGCAAAGATCATTGCCGGCATCGTCGCGACGATGTTCTCCTGGGTGGCCAACCGCTATTGGACTTTCCGCCACCGCCGCCAGGCCAATGTGCTGCGCGAGCTGGTGATGTTCATCATCATGAATGCTATCGGCTTGGGCATTGCCGCCGCCTGCGTATGGGTCACCAAGTACTGGTTGGGCCTGACCGATCCAACGTCGGTGTTCATCGCCGGTTCGGTCGTCGGCTTGGTGCTGGGCACCATCTTCCGTTTCTTCGCCTACCGTTTCTGGGTCTTCGGCAAGGAAATGGACCAAGAAGAAAAATTTGCCCATGACCACGAGATTCTGGACAAAAATCGGGCAGATACCGGCACTGGCACGATGGAATCCACCGCCCAGGCCGATACCGGCACCCTCCCAACGGTGGTTCGCTAG
- a CDS encoding glycosyltransferase family 2 protein — MHVTAIVASHDGADFLPRTLAALRNQSRPIERFVGVDASSSDASLEVLQANLPSNAALLVADEGSLGLSLEVAVSQLPEARLDRDEWLWIIHDDSMPAPDALEQLTRAVEASESVSIAGCKLLDIDNPRHLAEVGLSVDRKAQRLTLIDIDEVDQGQYDGRSDYFAVSSAGMFIRREVFEHLGGFDPAIPGRGDDVDLCWRNRLAGHRVVVVPSAKMYHQVEVVDSLAGPREAKRAEVFQRLKFASPLALPFLWIGLLLGGIGHFLVALLAKDPGHGFSHLGSVLRGLFTPGKLAASRRNVAQIREIPRRQVRKLMATGAQVREYRRNVTTGRGDGEVYGDGSGADAMVEPSGDNFSDFVRIARPPRTTAVLSLILALLFSGAASMIAWRSLLGSSALSGGALRPFSNTNQEIGANALSWWQNTTTGLSAPPDNSDLLFWLFSLLTFDHANEASVYLFFAAMPLAALSAWWGIGAVSRSRAVRFFAALIWALLPSLVSSLASGRVGSVLIHILLPLFFLAIIRAMNAHVAIDGAKPKTAKQQSVSAWTASASAALLLWVISAGSVSFFLTASILIYVLAIFSVRRARSLWWIPLPALVWNLPLLFAGLGDLRLLFTEPGAAQAFSPAAPWQMLLGFPEYFNANASLVGWDFLPTGPWALVAALLVGAPIIGLAVFGTLSSSFSHNASMRRNSRRLLWGAVLSLAAGWAVGFVPYTLDSHTGVSAYTGPFVSFAMFAMLAAAANALAALRHEDQLRSVRKQAARPVMGLMAVFSVLTILASGSFLLGAQLNPAAESETLSAMNSAQQVRSSQPRTLPATAADAGRSEFQKRTLVLSPRSSGEIDSHLVVGSGETLDGISRYSLVKQLSGSLLDPERNEASATAQVQSKAVAMLLSGSALDSRESLRDLGVGYIVLNETGESVPATVRTLDAATGLASVGQTDSGWLWRVDYESTEDSQSAGFARIVSENGDVTILPTQRGKITNIEIPAADSQRTLVLATASDPQLRASLNGESLRSVAYPQDSETRWAQAYELPAEGGKLALTHKDSMAIPVLVLSAIVLLITVLLAIPVPSSRRFANYRNTEYRFREPRGETEEVADGSQVLAAAEVQSPATGTMPQSRREARERASEIRENLTPKLSDRISDAEAEQEKK, encoded by the coding sequence ATTCATGTCACCGCCATCGTTGCTTCGCACGATGGCGCTGACTTTTTACCACGCACTTTGGCCGCATTGCGAAACCAATCCCGGCCTATCGAACGCTTTGTCGGAGTTGACGCTTCGTCCTCTGATGCCTCGCTAGAGGTCTTGCAGGCCAACCTGCCTTCCAATGCAGCCTTGCTGGTTGCCGATGAAGGATCCTTGGGACTCTCGCTGGAAGTGGCCGTTTCGCAACTACCAGAAGCGCGTTTGGACCGTGATGAGTGGCTATGGATTATCCACGATGACTCCATGCCGGCTCCGGACGCACTGGAACAGCTGACTCGCGCCGTCGAGGCATCCGAGTCGGTATCCATCGCCGGCTGCAAGCTGCTGGACATCGACAACCCGCGCCACCTGGCCGAAGTCGGCTTGAGCGTGGACCGCAAGGCCCAGCGCCTGACCCTGATCGATATCGACGAAGTCGACCAGGGGCAGTACGACGGACGCAGCGACTACTTCGCAGTCTCCTCGGCTGGCATGTTCATCCGCCGTGAAGTTTTTGAACACCTGGGCGGATTCGACCCGGCAATCCCAGGCCGCGGCGACGACGTTGACCTCTGCTGGCGCAACCGCTTGGCCGGACACCGCGTTGTTGTGGTTCCGAGCGCCAAGATGTACCACCAGGTCGAGGTAGTCGACTCGCTGGCCGGTCCTCGCGAAGCCAAGCGCGCTGAAGTCTTCCAGCGCTTGAAGTTCGCATCCCCGCTGGCTTTGCCATTTTTGTGGATCGGGTTGCTGCTCGGCGGCATCGGCCACTTCCTTGTAGCTCTATTGGCCAAGGACCCAGGCCATGGGTTCAGCCATTTGGGCTCGGTACTTCGTGGCCTGTTCACCCCGGGCAAGCTGGCCGCTTCACGCCGCAATGTTGCTCAAATCCGTGAAATTCCCCGCCGCCAGGTTCGAAAGCTCATGGCCACCGGCGCGCAGGTGCGCGAATACCGGCGCAATGTGACCACCGGTCGCGGCGACGGCGAAGTCTATGGCGACGGCAGCGGTGCCGACGCGATGGTTGAACCCAGCGGTGACAACTTCTCAGATTTCGTACGGATCGCCCGCCCTCCACGCACCACCGCGGTGCTTTCGCTGATTCTGGCGCTGTTGTTCTCCGGGGCAGCCTCGATGATCGCTTGGCGCAGCCTGCTCGGGTCCAGCGCATTATCCGGCGGTGCCCTGCGCCCGTTCTCGAACACCAACCAGGAAATCGGCGCTAACGCCCTGTCCTGGTGGCAGAACACCACCACCGGTTTGAGCGCACCACCAGATAACTCGGACCTCTTGTTCTGGCTGTTCTCGCTGCTGACTTTCGACCATGCCAACGAAGCATCGGTCTACCTCTTCTTCGCCGCGATGCCGCTGGCAGCCTTGAGCGCCTGGTGGGGCATTGGCGCGGTGAGCCGCTCCCGCGCCGTACGTTTCTTTGCCGCCTTGATCTGGGCACTGCTGCCTTCATTGGTCTCGTCGCTGGCTTCGGGACGTGTCGGCTCGGTATTGATCCATATCCTGCTGCCGCTGTTCTTCCTGGCGATCATTCGCGCCATGAATGCCCATGTGGCTATTGACGGTGCCAAGCCCAAGACCGCCAAGCAGCAGTCCGTCTCCGCGTGGACTGCTTCGGCAAGCGCCGCACTGCTGCTCTGGGTGATTTCCGCTGGCTCCGTCTCCTTCTTCCTGACCGCCAGCATCCTGATCTACGTCTTGGCCATCTTCTCGGTGCGCCGGGCACGAAGCCTATGGTGGATCCCGCTGCCTGCCCTGGTATGGAACCTTCCACTGCTGTTCGCCGGTCTGGGAGATCTGCGACTGCTGTTCACCGAGCCCGGTGCCGCGCAGGCGTTCTCGCCAGCTGCTCCATGGCAGATGCTGCTGGGCTTCCCTGAATACTTCAACGCGAACGCGTCGTTGGTGGGCTGGGACTTCTTGCCTACTGGACCATGGGCCCTGGTTGCCGCGCTGCTAGTTGGCGCGCCGATTATCGGCCTGGCCGTTTTTGGAACCCTGAGTTCTTCGTTCAGCCACAATGCGAGCATGCGCCGCAACTCCCGCCGCCTGCTGTGGGGTGCTGTACTTTCGTTGGCTGCCGGTTGGGCTGTCGGGTTTGTCCCGTACACCCTGGACTCGCATACGGGCGTGAGCGCCTACACCGGTCCGTTCGTTTCCTTCGCAATGTTCGCGATGCTGGCCGCGGCCGCCAACGCTTTGGCTGCCTTGCGCCATGAAGACCAGTTGCGTTCGGTGCGCAAGCAGGCAGCTCGTCCAGTTATGGGCCTGATGGCTGTTTTCAGCGTGCTCACCATTCTCGCTTCGGGCTCTTTCTTGCTTGGTGCCCAGCTGAATCCAGCAGCTGAATCCGAGACGCTTAGCGCCATGAACTCTGCCCAGCAGGTGCGTAGCTCCCAGCCTCGCACGTTGCCGGCCACGGCTGCTGATGCCGGCCGCTCTGAATTCCAGAAGCGCACCTTGGTGCTCAGTCCACGATCCTCCGGTGAAATCGACAGCCACTTGGTTGTCGGCTCAGGCGAAACCCTGGACGGAATCAGCCGCTACTCGCTAGTCAAGCAGCTGAGCGGATCGCTGCTGGATCCTGAACGCAATGAAGCATCAGCCACTGCGCAGGTCCAGAGCAAGGCAGTGGCCATGCTGCTTTCCGGATCCGCGTTGGATTCACGCGAGTCCTTGCGTGATTTGGGCGTGGGCTACATCGTGCTCAACGAGACTGGCGAATCCGTCCCAGCGACCGTTCGCACCTTGGATGCGGCAACGGGCCTGGCCTCGGTCGGCCAGACCGACAGCGGCTGGCTCTGGCGTGTGGACTACGAATCCACCGAAGACTCGCAGAGCGCAGGCTTTGCCCGCATTGTCTCGGAAAATGGCGACGTGACCATCTTGCCGACCCAGCGCGGCAAGATCACTAACATTGAGATCCCGGCCGCTGATTCGCAGCGCACCTTGGTTCTGGCTACCGCGTCAGATCCGCAGCTGCGCGCCAGCCTCAATGGCGAATCCTTGCGTTCGGTCGCTTACCCGCAAGACTCGGAAACACGTTGGGCCCAGGCCTATGAGCTTCCTGCCGAAGGTGGAAAGCTGGCTTTGACCCATAAGGATTCCATGGCCATTCCTGTTCTGGTGCTCAGCGCGATAGTGCTGCTGATTACCGTTCTCTTGGCCATCCCAGTACCAAGTTCGCGACGTTTCGCCAACTACCGGAATACCGAGTACCGCTTCCGTGAACCACGCGGCGAAACTGAAGAAGTCGCTGATGGATCACAGGTTCTGGCCGCAGCTGAAGTACAAAGCCCAGCAACCGGAACCATGCCGCAAAGCCGCCGAGAGGCACGCGAACGCGCCAGCGAGATTCGTGAGAACTTGACCCCGAAGCTCAGCGACCGTATTTCGGACGCTGAAGCCGAGCAGGAGAAAAAGTAG